One genomic segment of Rivularia sp. PCC 7116 includes these proteins:
- the sat gene encoding sulfate adenylyltransferase, whose translation MQSLTLENNQGTICENAQLVNRIATSEQKAEFLDKADSLPRIQLDKRATSDLEMIAIGGFSPLQGFLEQADYESVVENMRLANGQPWSIPVTLSVTEEIAASLKEGNLVRLDDPNGRMVGVLQLTQKYRYDRTREAVKVYRTDEDKHPGVKVVYEQGEVNLAGPVWLLQRDEHPLFPSYQIDPATSQAMFRERGWKTVVGFQTRNPIHRAHEYIIKCALETVDGLFLHPLVGATKSDDIPADVRMRCYEIMVENYFPSDRVMLAINPAAMRYAGPREAIFHALVRRNYGCTHFIVGRDHAGVGDYYGTYDAQHIFDEFQPGELGITPMKFEHAFFCTRTQSMATAKTSPSTKEERIHLSGTKVRGMLRNGELPPPQFSRPEVAAELVRAMQQGNT comes from the coding sequence ATGCAAAGTCTAACCTTGGAGAATAATCAGGGCACTATTTGTGAAAATGCCCAGTTAGTTAATCGTATCGCTACTTCCGAGCAAAAAGCTGAATTTTTAGATAAAGCTGATTCTTTACCTCGAATCCAGTTAGATAAACGGGCTACTTCCGATTTAGAAATGATTGCTATTGGTGGCTTTAGTCCACTTCAAGGGTTTTTAGAACAAGCTGATTACGAGTCGGTAGTTGAAAATATGCGTTTGGCTAATGGTCAACCTTGGTCAATTCCCGTTACTCTATCAGTAACTGAAGAAATTGCAGCATCTTTAAAAGAAGGTAATTTAGTTCGTTTGGATGACCCCAACGGACGTATGGTAGGTGTTTTACAGTTAACTCAAAAATATCGCTACGATAGAACTCGTGAAGCTGTAAAAGTTTACCGTACTGATGAAGATAAGCACCCTGGTGTAAAAGTTGTATACGAACAGGGAGAAGTTAACCTTGCTGGTCCAGTATGGTTGTTACAGCGTGATGAGCATCCTTTATTTCCCTCTTATCAAATCGACCCCGCAACTTCCCAAGCGATGTTTAGAGAAAGAGGTTGGAAAACAGTAGTTGGATTCCAAACTCGCAACCCAATTCATCGCGCTCACGAATATATTATCAAGTGCGCTTTAGAAACCGTTGATGGCTTGTTTCTTCATCCTTTAGTTGGTGCAACAAAGAGCGACGATATCCCCGCAGATGTGCGGATGCGTTGTTATGAAATCATGGTGGAAAACTATTTCCCTAGCGATAGAGTAATGTTGGCAATTAACCCAGCAGCGATGCGTTATGCAGGTCCAAGAGAAGCCATTTTCCACGCTTTGGTACGTCGAAACTACGGCTGTACTCACTTTATTGTTGGTCGCGACCATGCTGGTGTTGGTGATTACTATGGTACCTACGACGCTCAACATATATTTGATGAGTTTCAGCCAGGGGAATTGGGTATTACACCGATGAAGTTTGAACATGCTTTTTTCTGTACCCGTACCCAGTCAATGGCTACAGCAAAGACTAGTCCAAGCACTAAAGAAGAGCGAATTCATTTATCGGGAACTAAAGTGCGTGGAATGTTGCGTAATGGTGAATTACCACCACCTCAGTTTTCTCGTCCTGAAGTTGCTGCTGAATTAGTTAGAGCGATGCAACAAGGAAATACTTAA
- a CDS encoding glycosyltransferase family 2 protein — MSSTPAISVMMPTYNVEDYVADTIDSVLQQTFTDWELIIVDDGSTDGTPQVIDRYAEKDSRIKVYHYEHGGRGVARNRCLKHSRGKYIAICDSDDISFPERFEKQISFLENNLDIGVVGAQLCSFTEKPILDKTKIISWPTNSNAVYNDFQKNKMKISNCAAMIRMSIFKEYGGYCEELHRSQDYEFFKRILNKGIKLTNLPEVLVFYRQANYVANFRRYQESAMYKNYADYVANGGSQTFSEFCENFTTKLYRQFIKLKYLRFILIMNMRKSYLKAKIILKQ; from the coding sequence ATGTCATCAACACCAGCAATTTCCGTTATGATGCCTACATATAATGTAGAAGATTATGTAGCCGATACAATTGATAGCGTATTGCAGCAGACTTTTACAGATTGGGAATTAATCATTGTAGATGACGGCAGCACTGATGGAACTCCGCAAGTAATAGATAGGTATGCAGAAAAAGACTCGCGAATTAAAGTTTATCATTACGAACACGGCGGTCGTGGTGTAGCACGAAATAGATGTCTAAAACATTCGCGGGGTAAATATATTGCTATATGTGATAGTGATGATATTTCTTTCCCAGAAAGATTTGAAAAGCAAATTAGTTTTTTAGAGAATAATCTAGATATTGGTGTAGTTGGCGCTCAATTATGTTCATTTACTGAAAAGCCTATTTTAGACAAAACTAAAATTATTTCGTGGCCTACTAATAGTAACGCAGTATACAATGACTTTCAAAAGAATAAAATGAAAATTTCAAATTGTGCTGCAATGATTCGTATGTCAATATTTAAAGAATATGGAGGTTATTGTGAAGAGCTTCATCGTTCGCAAGACTATGAATTTTTTAAGCGAATCCTTAATAAAGGAATTAAGCTGACAAATTTACCTGAAGTACTAGTTTTTTATAGACAAGCTAATTACGTGGCAAACTTTCGCCGTTACCAAGAAAGTGCGATGTATAAAAATTATGCCGATTACGTTGCTAACGGAGGTAGTCAAACTTTTAGTGAATTTTGTGAAAATTTTACAACTAAGCTATATAGGCAATTCATTAAATTAAAGTATTTAAGATTTATCCTGATTATGAATATGAGAAAAAGTTACCTAAAAGCAAAAATTATTCTCAAGCAATAG
- a CDS encoding sulfotransferase domain-containing protein translates to MNNTLKKFTKIPRHLKYRFSLAKNHCAEDIFLVSFAKSGNTWLRFMLANTLKIHYKIQRNVNFFTLHDFIPDIYQAGGFTNLHDGDIFGNPEIPKIIKSHSPYNRFYQRVILIVRDPRDVMISYFYHLKRIKRIPESYTLSQLIHNKEYGIKVWNKHTESWINVTQDGQIINLFRFEDILNNTHKELHRLMDLLGIEVDKSTIAEAIKLSSKENMKNSESNHASTFMLQNQKTSFIRQGKATGGKELSDADKQYIEDVTRDIAQSLGYDY, encoded by the coding sequence GTGAATAATACATTGAAGAAATTTACAAAAATACCTCGACATCTAAAATATCGTTTTTCACTGGCTAAAAATCATTGTGCGGAAGATATTTTTCTAGTTTCTTTTGCGAAATCAGGTAATACCTGGCTAAGATTTATGCTGGCCAATACTTTAAAAATTCATTACAAAATCCAGCGAAATGTGAATTTTTTCACACTGCATGATTTTATCCCAGATATTTATCAAGCTGGAGGATTTACTAATTTACACGATGGAGATATATTCGGAAATCCAGAAATTCCAAAAATTATCAAAAGTCATTCTCCATATAACCGTTTCTATCAAAGAGTTATCTTAATAGTCAGAGACCCAAGAGATGTAATGATATCTTATTTCTATCATCTAAAAAGAATCAAGCGGATTCCTGAAAGTTATACATTATCTCAGTTAATACACAATAAAGAATATGGAATAAAGGTGTGGAACAAGCATACTGAATCCTGGATTAACGTTACTCAAGATGGGCAAATTATTAATTTGTTTCGTTTTGAAGATATTTTGAATAATACTCACAAAGAATTACATCGTTTGATGGATTTACTAGGTATCGAAGTTGATAAATCTACGATTGCAGAAGCCATCAAGTTAAGCTCAAAAGAAAATATGAAAAATTCTGAAAGTAACCATGCTTCTACTTTTATGCTACAAAATCAAAAAACTTCGTTTATTAGACAGGGAAAAGCTACTGGTGGAAAAGAATTGTCTGATGCGGATAAGCAATATATTGAGGATGTTACTCGTGATATAGCTCAAAGTCTTGGATATGATTATTAA
- a CDS encoding glycosyltransferase family 4 protein gives MKILLLHNRYKLPGGEDGVVQVEKSLLEKNNHQVSLFEVTNDDIAGGWSKVSAAVSAVYSYSAKQQVSEEIIRFRPDVVHVHNFFPLLSPSVYDACQEHQLPVVQTLHNYRLACPKAIPFRDGKICEDCIGKSIPWDSIVHGCYRDSRLQSSVVTAMNTWHKLRGTWQERVDAYIALTNFQKEKMIQAGLPAEKIYIKPNFIFTPETSPNSKQRSDFLLFVGRLSEEKGVSVLIDAYINNNLSIPLKIVGDGPLRQMLEQKVENTSCKNVIEFLGFQKKPTVLKLMQSARCLVFPSVWYEGFPLTIAEAFACGLPVIAPKLGSMAEIVEDRVTGLHFESRNSADLAAKIEWTFKNHEAMEESSVNALKKYEEKYTPQANYEQLMAIYQQVMSQKY, from the coding sequence ATGAAAATACTTCTATTGCATAACCGATATAAACTTCCAGGTGGTGAAGATGGAGTTGTCCAAGTTGAGAAGTCTCTCTTAGAAAAAAATAATCATCAGGTTTCTTTGTTTGAAGTAACTAATGATGATATTGCAGGTGGTTGGAGTAAAGTTTCAGCCGCTGTCAGTGCAGTTTACTCATATTCAGCAAAACAACAAGTTAGTGAAGAAATTATTCGCTTTCGCCCTGATGTTGTACACGTACATAATTTCTTTCCATTACTCTCCCCTTCTGTATATGATGCTTGTCAAGAGCATCAACTGCCGGTTGTCCAAACTCTGCATAACTATCGCCTGGCTTGTCCTAAAGCCATACCCTTTCGAGATGGCAAAATTTGCGAAGATTGCATTGGCAAATCTATACCGTGGGATAGTATTGTGCATGGCTGTTATCGAGACTCCCGCCTACAAAGCTCAGTTGTAACAGCAATGAATACGTGGCACAAGTTACGGGGTACTTGGCAAGAGCGTGTTGATGCTTACATAGCTTTAACTAACTTTCAAAAAGAAAAAATGATTCAAGCTGGATTACCAGCAGAAAAAATTTATATCAAACCTAATTTCATTTTTACTCCTGAGACTTCACCTAACAGCAAACAACGTAGTGATTTCCTACTTTTTGTTGGCAGATTATCTGAAGAGAAAGGAGTTTCAGTTTTAATCGATGCTTATATAAATAATAATTTATCCATACCCTTAAAAATTGTAGGTGATGGTCCTTTACGTCAAATGTTGGAGCAGAAGGTAGAAAATACTTCATGCAAAAATGTGATTGAATTTTTAGGATTTCAGAAAAAACCTACAGTTTTGAAACTAATGCAATCAGCTCGTTGTTTAGTATTTCCTTCTGTTTGGTACGAAGGTTTTCCTTTAACTATCGCTGAAGCATTTGCTTGCGGACTACCTGTGATAGCTCCAAAATTAGGTAGTATGGCAGAAATTGTAGAAGATAGAGTAACTGGTTTACATTTTGAAAGTCGAAACTCAGCAGATTTAGCTGCAAAAATTGAATGGACATTCAAGAACCATGAAGCGATGGAAGAATCAAGTGTGAATGCGCTAAAAAAGTATGAGGAGAAGTATACTCCACAAGCTAATTATGAGCAGTTAATGGCAATTTATCAACAAGTAATGAGCCAAAAATATTGA
- a CDS encoding O-antigen ligase, translating into MNVYQKVLYATLIISGLTNAVRMISLGPITALGALSIISGIGSWVLVFTRSHISKATYIATSLVLFVVYSLFNFLWYSLTSKLPISDAVQNLSLYLAFVGILVLSAIETNRSFDPPDFISNALSLAGKLSVLVYGFSILIGGFGTGIIMGARPFALFAMIAAAWFLAGWRYGLLGSRWWTIFTIVVMALSFSRTALVVTLILFPLSQISFNSIKGWLKMGFTIFLMVTVSFLAFTYVEPIRSRFTDVGDNATVGGVQINTSGRATAWPIAYASAWESPWIGHGPGSVVVVLVQNVGRAFSHPHNDYLRIFHDYGLIGLTLWLLGYIGLLVKTWQNWQWSDQNDRANARISLAAFLTLVAVAIAMISDNIIVYLFAMNPLGILVGASLGSTSRRKKVIKTARKLELLSDEFEQLVQEA; encoded by the coding sequence ATGAATGTATATCAAAAAGTTTTGTACGCGACGCTTATAATTAGCGGTCTAACAAATGCAGTACGCATGATTTCACTTGGACCTATTACTGCTTTAGGGGCATTAAGTATTATTTCAGGTATAGGTAGCTGGGTTTTAGTATTTACTCGTTCTCATATTTCTAAAGCAACATATATAGCAACTTCTCTGGTTCTATTTGTTGTATATAGTTTATTTAATTTCCTTTGGTATTCGCTCACATCAAAATTACCAATTTCAGATGCGGTTCAAAACTTATCACTATACTTGGCATTTGTTGGTATTTTAGTATTAAGTGCCATAGAAACTAACCGCTCCTTCGACCCACCAGATTTCATCAGCAATGCCCTTAGTCTAGCAGGTAAATTATCAGTCCTAGTGTATGGGTTTAGTATTCTTATAGGTGGTTTTGGTACAGGTATCATAATGGGTGCCCGCCCTTTTGCTTTATTTGCTATGATTGCTGCAGCTTGGTTCTTAGCAGGTTGGCGCTATGGCTTGCTTGGAAGTCGATGGTGGACAATTTTTACAATAGTAGTCATGGCTTTAAGCTTTTCCCGTACAGCATTAGTTGTAACCTTAATTCTTTTCCCCTTATCTCAAATATCCTTTAATAGTATCAAGGGTTGGCTGAAGATGGGTTTCACTATTTTTCTAATGGTTACGGTTTCATTCCTTGCATTCACTTATGTTGAACCGATACGTTCTCGTTTCACAGATGTAGGAGATAATGCCACAGTTGGTGGAGTTCAAATTAATACATCAGGACGAGCTACAGCTTGGCCTATTGCCTACGCCTCAGCGTGGGAATCGCCATGGATAGGTCATGGTCCCGGTTCGGTTGTAGTGGTTTTGGTACAAAATGTTGGACGTGCTTTTTCTCATCCACACAACGATTATCTACGTATTTTCCATGACTACGGTCTTATTGGTTTAACGCTGTGGTTATTAGGTTATATAGGATTACTTGTAAAAACCTGGCAGAATTGGCAATGGTCAGACCAAAATGATAGAGCTAATGCCCGTATTTCCTTAGCCGCATTTCTTACTTTAGTCGCTGTAGCTATAGCAATGATTAGCGATAACATTATTGTTTATTTATTCGCAATGAATCCTTTAGGGATATTAGTAGGAGCATCCTTAGGAAGTACAAGCCGCCGTAAAAAGGTAATAAAAACTGCTCGAAAATTAGAGCTATTATCAGACGAATTCGAGCAATTAGTTCAGGAAGCTTGA
- a CDS encoding glycosyltransferase family 4 protein, translated as MKILISAYACEPNRGSEPGVGWNVVREVCKYHQVWVLTTNCHREGIESELARNPIPNLNFVYLDPIGWTLDWSQEGKKAQWGVQFHYYLWQIKAYFVSKSLHKQIGFDAAHHVTYVRYSSPSFVSFLPIPFIWGPIGGGESAPKAFWKDFSLRAKIYETLRHLLRSVGEIDPFVYITAKKSALIRATTEDTAKRLYKIGASSVQIMPESGLPAEEVANLAQYKISDSSPIRFISMGRLLHWKGFHLGLRAFAQANLPDAEYWILGNGPEEEKLRAITQELGIAQQVKFWGRLPRQETLEKLGQSHVLIHPSLHDSGGWVCMEAMAAGRPVICLDLGGPGVQVTKETGLKIPARTPEQAAEGMGKAMKLLANDPELRLRMAEAGRERVQEMFSWENKGKQLAQLYEELSGEDKTCLTLG; from the coding sequence ATGAAAATTCTTATCTCTGCATATGCCTGCGAACCAAATAGAGGTTCGGAACCAGGAGTTGGCTGGAATGTAGTTCGTGAAGTTTGCAAATATCACCAAGTGTGGGTACTGACAACAAACTGTCACCGCGAAGGTATCGAATCTGAACTAGCACGCAACCCAATACCCAACTTGAATTTCGTTTATTTAGACCCCATTGGTTGGACTTTGGACTGGAGTCAAGAAGGTAAAAAAGCACAGTGGGGAGTTCAGTTTCATTATTATTTATGGCAAATCAAAGCCTATTTTGTCAGTAAATCACTTCACAAACAAATTGGTTTTGATGCAGCACATCATGTAACCTACGTTAGATATTCTAGTCCTAGTTTCGTATCGTTCCTACCGATTCCTTTTATCTGGGGTCCTATAGGTGGTGGGGAATCCGCACCTAAAGCATTTTGGAAAGATTTTAGCTTACGCGCAAAAATATATGAAACCCTAAGACATTTGCTTCGTTCTGTTGGTGAAATAGATCCCTTCGTATATATAACTGCTAAAAAGAGTGCTTTGATTAGAGCAACTACCGAAGACACTGCAAAACGACTTTACAAAATTGGTGCGAGTTCGGTGCAAATAATGCCTGAATCGGGTTTACCCGCAGAAGAAGTAGCTAATCTTGCTCAATATAAAATATCCGATAGTTCTCCAATCAGATTTATCAGCATGGGTAGGCTTCTGCACTGGAAAGGGTTTCATTTAGGTTTGCGTGCTTTTGCTCAAGCAAATTTACCTGATGCTGAATATTGGATATTAGGCAACGGTCCAGAGGAAGAAAAACTTCGTGCTATTACTCAAGAATTGGGAATTGCTCAGCAAGTGAAATTTTGGGGTAGATTACCTCGTCAGGAAACTTTAGAAAAGCTCGGCCAGTCTCATGTGTTGATTCACCCAAGCTTGCATGACTCTGGAGGATGGGTATGCATGGAAGCAATGGCTGCTGGTCGCCCAGTGATTTGCTTGGATTTGGGAGGACCGGGAGTACAGGTAACAAAGGAAACAGGCTTGAAAATTCCCGCACGTACACCAGAACAAGCAGCAGAAGGTATGGGTAAAGCGATGAAGCTTTTAGCTAACGACCCCGAATTGAGACTGCGTATGGCTGAAGCTGGTCGGGAAAGAGTCCAAGAAATGTTCAGTTGGGAAAACAAAGGAAAACAATTAGCTCAACTATACGAAGAACTATCTGGTGAAGATAAAACTTGCCTGACATTGGGTTAG
- a CDS encoding glycosyltransferase codes for MKIAFIVDKFPCLSETFVLNQITGLIDRGHQVKIYAIRPQNESKIHPDIEKYHLLEHTYYAQIPENQLLRAIKGIGLLLTNFHKSPSVLLQTLNFSKYGKEVTSLNLLYTAISVLNHQQSYDIIQCHFGPKGLRGVILRELGIIQGKVVTTFHGTDITTYLEKEGKRAYDLLFSLGDLFLPISYRWKNRLIELGCNGEMTVHRMGIDCTKFSFASRQPRVNGQVEIVTVSRLVEKKGVEYGIRAVAKLLKNQKKNINYTIVGDGPLKESLQELVQQLDVANHVQLLGSKQQQEVIEILKNSHIMLAPSVTSSNGDQEGIPVALMETMAMGLPVVSTFHSGIPELVEDGVAGFLVPERNVDALAEKIGYLVEHPELWSTMGTAGRAFVEEHYNIDKLNDRLVDIFHNAITTNREIALTSV; via the coding sequence ATGAAAATTGCCTTTATAGTTGATAAATTCCCTTGCCTATCAGAAACATTTGTTCTGAATCAAATTACCGGACTAATAGACCGTGGACATCAAGTTAAAATTTATGCAATTCGTCCACAAAACGAATCAAAAATACATCCAGATATAGAAAAGTATCATCTTCTTGAACATACTTATTACGCTCAAATACCAGAAAATCAATTACTACGCGCCATTAAAGGAATTGGCTTACTGCTAACTAACTTTCATAAAAGTCCTTCAGTTCTGTTACAAACTCTAAATTTTTCTAAATATGGAAAAGAAGTTACTTCTCTAAATTTACTATATACAGCAATATCGGTACTAAATCATCAACAATCCTATGACATTATTCAATGTCACTTTGGACCAAAAGGTTTACGAGGTGTGATATTGCGCGAACTAGGTATAATTCAAGGCAAGGTAGTTACAACATTTCATGGTACTGACATAACTACTTATTTAGAAAAAGAGGGAAAGCGCGCATACGATTTATTATTTAGTCTGGGTGACCTGTTTTTACCTATTAGTTATCGTTGGAAAAATCGATTAATTGAATTAGGTTGCAATGGCGAAATGACTGTGCATCGAATGGGAATTGATTGCACAAAGTTTTCCTTTGCTTCACGCCAACCTAGAGTTAATGGTCAAGTAGAGATAGTTACAGTTTCTAGATTAGTAGAAAAGAAAGGTGTGGAATATGGAATTCGTGCAGTAGCTAAATTGCTTAAAAACCAAAAAAAGAATATTAATTACACTATTGTAGGAGATGGTCCACTAAAAGAAAGTTTACAGGAATTAGTTCAGCAATTAGATGTAGCGAATCATGTACAATTACTTGGTTCAAAACAACAACAAGAAGTGATTGAAATTTTGAAAAATTCTCACATTATGCTGGCTCCTAGTGTAACCAGTTCAAATGGAGACCAGGAAGGAATTCCAGTTGCTTTAATGGAGACAATGGCAATGGGTTTACCAGTAGTTAGTACATTTCATAGTGGGATTCCAGAATTAGTTGAAGATGGTGTTGCAGGTTTTTTGGTTCCAGAACGAAATGTAGATGCTTTGGCTGAAAAAATAGGTTATTTGGTGGAGCATCCAGAGCTTTGGTCTACTATGGGTACAGCAGGTCGAGCGTTTGTAGAAGAACATTATAATATCGATAAACTTAATGACCGATTAGTTGATATTTTTCATAATGCAATTACTACAAATCGAGAAATTGCCTTGACTTCAGTTTAA
- a CDS encoding Coenzyme F420 hydrogenase/dehydrogenase, beta subunit C-terminal domain produces the protein MQQLPKEQHKPAQEVSKLFNTVVEGGYCSGCGACASVENSPIKMSLDKYGRFQATLTSKVDTSALNTEVLSVCPFSEVSPNEDEIGQELFGKNSTYHDRIGYNLATYAGFVAEDSFRERGSSGGMGTWILNELFNHGLIDAAIHVKQHQPTETDSKLFSFEISNSIDEIRTGAKSRYYPVEMSEVLSLVRQKPGRYAIVGVPCFIKAIRLLAKQDPVIGDRIHFCIGLVCGHLKTTTFADMFAWQCGIEPGNLRSIDFRKKMPGQNANKYGVEVKGLQNNKEVSAIKSNYELYGYLWGHGFFKYQACDYCDDVVAETADVTVGDAWLPQYVKDSSGTNVVIVRNPLIQEIIEKGMTSNRLHLDRISADDAAKSQDAGLRHRREGLAYRLHLKDKAGLWRPEKRVKAQANHFDRKRKKIHELRVLMATESHLAFDKAIQARSFTVFRDIMEPIVKAYDNLYKKPLWRKVLSKVKKYMKS, from the coding sequence ATGCAACAGTTACCCAAAGAGCAACACAAACCTGCTCAAGAAGTATCTAAATTGTTTAATACAGTTGTCGAAGGTGGATATTGTAGCGGCTGTGGAGCTTGTGCATCAGTTGAGAATTCACCAATCAAGATGAGTTTGGATAAGTATGGTCGCTTCCAGGCAACCTTAACTTCTAAAGTTGATACCTCAGCATTAAATACTGAAGTTCTTTCTGTATGTCCGTTCTCCGAAGTTAGTCCTAACGAGGATGAGATAGGTCAAGAACTGTTTGGTAAAAATTCTACATATCACGATCGAATCGGCTATAATTTAGCCACATACGCAGGATTTGTGGCAGAAGATAGTTTTCGCGAACGTGGTAGTTCCGGTGGGATGGGTACATGGATTCTGAACGAGCTATTTAATCATGGTCTAATTGACGCAGCTATTCACGTAAAACAGCATCAACCTACAGAAACTGATTCAAAATTATTTAGTTTTGAGATATCAAACTCAATTGACGAAATTCGTACTGGTGCAAAGTCACGCTACTATCCAGTCGAAATGTCAGAAGTATTGAGCTTAGTTAGGCAAAAACCGGGAAGATATGCAATTGTTGGTGTTCCTTGTTTTATCAAAGCAATTCGTCTTTTGGCAAAACAAGATCCAGTAATAGGCGATCGCATCCATTTTTGTATTGGTCTTGTATGCGGACACCTTAAAACCACTACATTTGCCGATATGTTTGCTTGGCAATGTGGAATTGAACCTGGCAATCTACGTTCTATCGACTTTCGTAAGAAAATGCCTGGGCAGAATGCAAATAAGTATGGTGTGGAGGTCAAAGGTCTTCAGAACAATAAAGAAGTTAGTGCAATCAAATCAAATTACGAATTATATGGTTATCTGTGGGGACACGGCTTTTTCAAATACCAAGCATGTGATTATTGCGATGATGTAGTAGCTGAAACTGCTGATGTTACAGTTGGAGATGCTTGGCTTCCCCAATATGTAAAAGACAGTTCTGGAACTAATGTGGTTATTGTACGTAATCCTCTTATACAAGAAATTATTGAGAAGGGTATGACATCAAATCGGCTACACTTAGATCGTATTAGCGCTGATGACGCTGCTAAGTCGCAAGATGCTGGCTTGCGCCATCGACGCGAAGGTTTAGCTTATCGTTTGCACCTAAAAGATAAGGCTGGACTATGGCGACCTGAAAAGCGGGTTAAAGCACAAGCTAACCACTTCGACCGAAAGCGAAAAAAGATTCATGAACTCAGAGTCCTCATGGCGACCGAAAGTCATCTTGCTTTTGACAAAGCTATACAAGCTAGAAGCTTTACTGTTTTTAGAGACATTATGGAGCCGATAGTCAAAGCTTATGATAATCTTTACAAAAAACCCCTCTGGCGAAAGGTCTTATCAAAAGTTAAGAAATATATGAAGAGTTAG
- a CDS encoding polysaccharide pyruvyl transferase family protein has product MKNILKSIVRQFKKPFEEAYRVFRNLWFAYTHRNLKNKDKIIYALTPPPYLKNVGDHAQVIAIRAWLEKHFPQLPVIEMDKDQGSYFLPALRWLVQPDDLFFLHSGGNLGDRGKWSESKRREMISTFAGNQIVSLPQTIYFSDTPIGKTEQENTRHIYGTHPNLTVIGRDPRSGELAAELFPKAKTFCMPDFVLSLPPRSSEKKSNPPRILVCLRLDDESALTPEQRKQIGDSLPYDCTYYDTTIPESINVSEREAVLQNTLNLFLDADVVVTDRYHGLIFTVLSQKPCVVLRTVDHKLTSAIHWFKDMPQIAFAQNLDEVPSLVERCLALEDKKTPDWSAEYFDKIPELVGLK; this is encoded by the coding sequence ATGAAAAATATTCTAAAATCAATTGTACGCCAGTTCAAAAAGCCTTTTGAAGAGGCTTATAGAGTTTTCAGAAATCTTTGGTTTGCATATACTCATAGAAATCTTAAAAACAAAGACAAAATTATTTATGCTCTAACACCACCACCTTATCTGAAAAATGTAGGGGATCATGCTCAAGTTATTGCAATCCGAGCTTGGTTAGAAAAGCATTTTCCTCAGCTTCCAGTGATTGAGATGGATAAGGATCAAGGTAGCTATTTTCTTCCAGCTTTGCGATGGCTCGTTCAGCCAGATGACCTGTTTTTCTTGCATAGTGGCGGAAATTTGGGAGATAGAGGTAAATGGTCTGAAAGTAAGCGGCGAGAAATGATTAGTACATTTGCTGGTAACCAAATTGTTAGCTTACCACAAACAATTTACTTCAGTGATACTCCTATCGGGAAAACAGAGCAAGAAAATACACGTCATATTTATGGGACTCATCCGAACCTAACTGTTATAGGTCGTGATCCGCGTAGTGGTGAACTAGCCGCCGAATTATTTCCCAAAGCAAAAACTTTTTGTATGCCGGATTTTGTCTTATCACTACCTCCAAGAAGTTCAGAAAAGAAAAGCAATCCCCCCAGAATTCTTGTTTGCTTAAGGCTTGATGATGAATCTGCTCTCACCCCAGAGCAACGCAAGCAAATAGGTGATAGTCTACCTTACGACTGTACCTACTATGACACAACTATTCCTGAGTCAATTAATGTCAGTGAAAGAGAAGCTGTTTTACAAAATACGCTGAATCTATTTTTAGATGCAGATGTTGTGGTCACAGACCGTTATCATGGGTTAATTTTTACAGTTCTTTCCCAGAAGCCTTGTGTTGTCTTGCGTACTGTCGATCATAAATTGACTTCAGCAATTCACTGGTTTAAAGATATGCCTCAGATTGCATTCGCACAGAATTTAGATGAAGTTCCATCACTAGTAGAGCGCTGCTTGGCACTCGAAGATAAAAAAACTCCAGATTGGAGTGCCGAATACTTTGACAAGATACCTGAATTAGTTGGTTTGAAATAA